GTCCACGGAGGCCAGGTGGCGGGCCTTGGACATGGCCTCATAGACTTTCTGGTCGTCGCCGCTTCTGAGGTCGGGGTTGAGTATCTGCTTGAACATGGCGGCTTCCCGCTCGACGGCGGCCATTATCCCCCTGAGGTGCCTCGGCTGTATCGAGTACTTGGACATCTCGTACGCCATGCGGCCTATCTCGAGGTCCCGCTGGGTGAGGGTGCCGGTCCGACCTATCACCCCGACGGTGAGAAGCTCTTCGACAAAGCGGATGTCCGCCTCGAGGGCGTCAGCGAGCTCCTCGCGGGTGTAGACCCGGTCCTCGAGAACGCTCGAGAGATCCCCAGCCGAGTCTTTGCCGACCCCGCCCGTAACCGGGCCTCCGCCCTCTATCCTTTTCTTTATCACCTTCAGCGGGAGATACTCCTTGTCCTGGAGGGTCAGGATGTAACGGAGCAACTCGACGTCCTGAGACGAGAAAAGCCGGTAGCCGCCACGAGTGCGATTGAGGTTGATAAGACGTCTGCGCTCCAGGTAGCGGATCTTGCTCACGGAGAGCGTCGGGAACTCTGGCTTGAGGCTCTCGACGACCTCCCCTATCGTGTAGCTGTCCTTTGCGCCACCCCCGGGCGAGCCGAGACCCTCCGGGACGGACGGACCGGAAGCGAGAGGCTGCCCGTCCGGGTAACCATCCCTCGGTGTCATGTCTTCCCTGTCGAATCCTCTATCCAAATCAGATCACTCCTGAATCTGGCATCCCATCTTCGGCTTCCTTTCTCGAGAGGCCGAAGATGGGATGCCTTTGTGTATTATGATTAGCGTACTTGTTTCCGGTGTGGTTCAAGGTGAGGTCCGCCCTTCGGGTGATCGGCTAGTTGAAGACGAATTTAAAGCGGTACTTGCCGATCTGGATCTCATCTCCGTTTCTAAGGTCTACGGTGTCCACGCGGACGCGGTTTACGTAGGTGCCGTTGAGGCTTCCGGCGTCTTTGATCCTGAAGGAGCGTTCGCCGCGAGAGATATCGGCGTGTCTTCTTGAGACGGTTACGTCGTCAAGGGAGATTTCGCACTCCGGCGAGCGGCCTATGTGGACGGTCTCGGATCCGAGGTCGTGCATTCTACGCCCGGCGGTGCCCTCTACCTGATCCAGTTCTATAAGCGACGCGCCGTTCTCCGGTGGCCTCGAAGTGGAGGGTACTACCTCTTCTTCGACAAAGGTCGGCAGGTAGGAGACGGTCGTGCTGCCGGGGTCGAGGCGGTTACCGCACTCGGAGCAGAACTTCATAGTAGGCGTGACCGGCGACCCGCACTCCGGGCATATCATCCATTGGCTCCGTCGGGATTGCCCGGGTCTCTACCGACGTCGCCCATCAGGACGCGCGCGAGTTCCTCCGGGGAGAGAGCGGCCCCGCCCCGACGCACTATCTCGGCCCGGATCACGTCTATGCGACCCTGGAGTATGCGCCGCTGGTAGCTGATGGCTTTCTCTTCCTCATCGAAGCGGTCGAGGAGCTTCTTGAGTTCCTCGACCGAAAGCGAGGTCAGGTCTTCGGACTTTCCCCAGGCCTCCTCGGAAGAACCCCGGATAAGGCCCTCGGTAGCTTCCTTGCGTTCGTTGCTGGCTTTTTGAGACTCTTCACCCATAGAACGAAGTATAACTTCCCCTCTACCTCAAGTACAGAGGCCGGGCGAAACCCGAGACCGAAAGACCGGAGGAAAGACCGGAGAAAACCCGGGCCGCAAACAGCCCCGATACGGTCTGTTCAGCGGCTCCGGTGGCTGGGTCGGATCTTCATCCCGACGGAGACCCCGTAAAGGTCGTATTCCCGGCGAAAGGCGTTGCGAAGGTAGCGGATATAGCTGTCTTTCACGTCTTTCGGGCGGTTTGCGAAGATGGCGAACCTCGGCGGGCGACTCCCGGTCTGGGTGCCGTAGCGGATCTTCACCCCCATCGCGGGGGCGCTGCGCCTCACGAGCAGGTTTACAAACTCCGCTACCTCGTGCGTCGGGAGGCTAAGGCTGAATGACCGGTAGATGCTTGCGGCAAACGGCAGGACTTCGTCGGTTCTCCGGCCTTCGAGGGCCGAGATGCCGATAAACCTCGGTTCGAGGTCGCTCATCCGGTAGGAGATGCCATCCTCTATCTCCCGGACCCGGTCAACGTCCACAAGGTCGGTTTTGTTGATGATCACACCACAGGAGCGACCGCTCTCTTCTATTTCGCGGGCTATTTTGAGGTCTCCGCCCGTAAGCCCTTCCACGGCGTCGAGTATCAGCAGGGAGACGTCGGCCCGCCGGATGGCGGACGAGGTTCTGAGCGACGAGTAGAACGGTATCCCCTCGGCCCGCCTGGCGCTCCGGTTGACCCCGGCCGTGTCGAGAAGCGTGTAGCGTTCTGCCGGGAGACCCTCGCCACCCGAAACTTCTATCAGGTGCTCGACCGCGTCCGTGGTCGTCCCGGGGACCTCGGAGACGACCGCCCGCTCAAGACCGCTCAGACGGTTCATAAGGGTGCTCTTCCCGGCGTTCGGCCTCCCGACTATCGCTATAGTCGGGAACCTCTCGACCTCGTCAGCGCGAGACTCGGGAAGAAGGGAGACGACCTCATCGAGGAGGTCACCAGTCCCGAGGCCGTGAGCGCTCGATATCGCGTGCGGCTCCCCCTCGCCGAGCGAGTAGAAGGCGTAACGCTCGGTATCGTCCGCCGGGTTGTCGAGCTTGTTGACCGCAAGTATTACCCTGGCCCCCGAGGCGAGCAGCTCGCGGGCGATCGTCTTGTCTGCCTCCGTCACCCCGAGCTTCGAGTCAACGATGTGGAGTATCACATCGGCCTCCTCGACCGCCACCCGGGCCTGAAGGGTTACAAGCGCCTGTAACCCGGTCGTGGTGTACGGCTCCATCCCGCCGGTATCGACAAGAACGAACTCCCGCCCCGCCCACTCGGCCTCGTTGTAGGCCCGGTCCCGCGTCGTACCCGGCTCATCAGCGACAACCGAGGTGCGCCTTCCCGTTACCCGGTTGACAAAAGAACTCTTCCCGACGTTCGGCGCGCCCACGACCGCCACCACAGGAAGACCCCTCAAGATCCCCCACCCCCGTCATCGTCAGGTTCGTAGATCCTCTTCATCATAAGGCCCGAAGCCTCCCCGTAGGCCGCCCGGCCTCTCGTAGTATTATCTGGATATATCGGCTCTCCGATGCGGGCCGAGAATTTCTTGCCCCGGAG
This sequence is a window from Rubrobacter indicoceani. Protein-coding genes within it:
- a CDS encoding MerR family transcriptional regulator; its protein translation is MDRGFDREDMTPRDGYPDGQPLASGPSVPEGLGSPGGGAKDSYTIGEVVESLKPEFPTLSVSKIRYLERRRLINLNRTRGGYRLFSSQDVELLRYILTLQDKEYLPLKVIKKRIEGGGPVTGGVGKDSAGDLSSVLEDRVYTREELADALEADIRFVEELLTVGVIGRTGTLTQRDLEIGRMAYEMSKYSIQPRHLRGIMAAVEREAAMFKQILNPDLRSGDDQKVYEAMSKARHLASVDSRLKELMMSNFIDSFDPGSDRS
- a CDS encoding FHA domain-containing protein, giving the protein MICPECGSPVTPTMKFCSECGNRLDPGSTTVSYLPTFVEEEVVPSTSRPPENGASLIELDQVEGTAGRRMHDLGSETVHIGRSPECEISLDDVTVSRRHADISRGERSFRIKDAGSLNGTYVNRVRVDTVDLRNGDEIQIGKYRFKFVFN
- the der gene encoding ribosome biogenesis GTPase Der, producing MRGLPVVAVVGAPNVGKSSFVNRVTGRRTSVVADEPGTTRDRAYNEAEWAGREFVLVDTGGMEPYTTTGLQALVTLQARVAVEEADVILHIVDSKLGVTEADKTIARELLASGARVILAVNKLDNPADDTERYAFYSLGEGEPHAISSAHGLGTGDLLDEVVSLLPESRADEVERFPTIAIVGRPNAGKSTLMNRLSGLERAVVSEVPGTTTDAVEHLIEVSGGEGLPAERYTLLDTAGVNRSARRAEGIPFYSSLRTSSAIRRADVSLLILDAVEGLTGGDLKIAREIEESGRSCGVIINKTDLVDVDRVREIEDGISYRMSDLEPRFIGISALEGRRTDEVLPFAASIYRSFSLSLPTHEVAEFVNLLVRRSAPAMGVKIRYGTQTGSRPPRFAIFANRPKDVKDSYIRYLRNAFRREYDLYGVSVGMKIRPSHRSR